The genomic window ACGCAGGTCATCGCCCGGGTGCGCGACACGTTGCAGGTAGAATTGCCGCTGCGCAGCCTGTTCGAGGCTCCGACGATCGCCAGCCTGGGCGAATCGATCGCCGCCGCGCGCGTAGCTGCCGATCAGAAGGAAGTACCGCCGATCCAGCCCGTACCGCGTGACGTCGATCTGCCGCTGTCGTTTGCGCAGCAGCGCCTCTGGTTCCTCGACCAGCTCACGCCTGGCAGCTTTGCCTACAATATTCCAACGATCGTGCGACTCAGCGGCGCGCTCGATGTCGCCGCGCTTGAGCGGAGTCTCAACGCGATCGTCGGGCGGCATGAGTCGCTGCGCACGGCGTTTCTGACGGTCGAAGGCCAGCCGCGCCAGGTCATCGCGCCGAGCCTGGCGCTGCCCGTTCCGCTGATCGATCTGCGGACGCTCCCCAGAGATCAGCGCGAGGCCGAGGCGCTGCGCCAGGCAGCCGTCGAGGCGCGGCGGCCTTTCGATCTGGCCCATGCACCGCTGCTGCGCGCCAGCGTGCTGCACCTGGACGATCAGGAGTATATGCTGTTCCTGACGATGCATCATATCGTCTCGGATGGCTGGTCGATCGGCGTGCTGATCCGCGAGCTGGCCGCGCTCTACGAAGCAGGCTCCGGCGGCAATCCCGCGCCGCTTCCCGATCTGCCCGTGCAGTACGCCGACTACGCGCACTGGCAGCAGCAATGGCTCGCCGGGGACGATGCGCAGGCCGCACATAGCGCGACGTTCGAGCGCCAGATGACGTACTGGAAGCGCCAGCTTGCCGGTCTGCCCACGCTCGACCTCCCGACCGATTATCCTCGTCCGGCGGTGCAAACCTATAAGGGCGCGAACTTCAGGTTCACGCTGTCCTCACACCTGAGCGCGGCGCTCACGGCGCTGAGCGAGCGCAAAGGCGTGACGCTCTTCATGACGCTGCTGACAGCGTTCCAAGCGCTGCTCGCGCGCTACAGCCGTCAAACCGACATCGTGGTCGGCACGCCGATCGCCAATCGCAGGCACGCCGAGCTTGAGAGCTTGATCGGCTTTTTCGTCAACACGCTGGTGCTGCGCGCCGACCTCGGCGGCAATCCGCCCTTCGACGAGGCGCTCGATCGCGTGCGCGAGGTCTGTCTCGGCGCGTATGCTCACCAGGATCTGCCGTTCGAGATACTGGTAGATCAGCTTCAGCCCACGCGCGACCTGAGCCGCGTGCCGCTGTTTCAGGTTTTGTTCGCGCTCCAGAACGCGCCGCTTCCGGCGCTGGATCTGCCTGGCCTGTCGCTTCAGCCGGTGCCGATCGACAGCGGCGCGGCCAAGTTCGATCTGACGCTGTTCATCGAGGAAACGCCGCGCGGCATCAGCGGGATGGTCGAGTACGCTACGGATCTGTTCGAGGCCAACACGATCGCCCGGCTGGTGGGACACTACCAGAACGTGTTGCAGGCGCTCGTGGCCGACCCCCGGAAGCGGCTGGCAGACGTGACGCTTCTGACCGACGATGAGCGGCGGCAACTGGTAGCAGCCTGGAACGCCACGCAGGTCGAGCTGCCTGATGGTTGCCTGCACCAGATCTTCGAGGCGCAGGTCGCGCGCACGCCCGACGCCACTGCGGTGGTCTTCGGGGAGCGCAGCCTGACCTACCGCGAGCTGAACGAGCGCGCCAACCGGCTGGCGCGCACCCTGGCTCAGCGCGGCGTCGGCCCCGACTGTGTGGTCGCGCTGTACGCCGAGCGCAGCATCAACTTTTTGGTCGCGATCCTGGCGATCTTCAAGGCGGGCGGCGCGTACCTCCCGCTCGACCCGCTCTACCCTGCCGGTCGGGTTGGTCAGATCGTGAGCCAGAGCCGCCCCACCCTGGCGCTCGTCACATCGCCGCTGGCCGAGGCGTTCGACCAGGCGCTCCAGCCACTCGCGGCGGAGCGTCGGCCACTGGCGCTGACGATCGAGGAGCTGGCACAGGACGACGATCCGGCTGATAATCTGCCGACGCGAGCGACCTCGCGGAATCTGGCCTACGTGATCTATACGTCGGGATCGACCGGCGTGCCGAAAGGAGCGATGGTCGAACACCGGGGCATGCTCAACCACGCCCTGGCGAAAGTCGCCGATCTGCGGCTCACCGCCGCCGACCGTGTCGCGCAGACGGCCTCGCAAAGCTTCGATATTTCGGTCTGGCAATTCCTGTCGGCGCTGCTCGTCGGCGGGCAGGTGCATATCTTCCCAGACGTTATCGCGCGCGACCCGCTGCGGCTGCTGGCGGAGGTCGAGCGCGGGACGATCTCGATCCTTGAAATCGTGCCGTCGCTGCTGCGGGCGCTGCTCGACGAGCTGGATCGAGACGATCGAAGTGCTCCGCGCCTGGCTGCGCTGCGCTGGCTGATGCTGACCGGCGAGGCGCTGCCACCCGACGTGTGCCGTGCGTGGCTACAGGTCTATCCGCAGATTGCGCTGCTCAACGCCTACGGCCCGACCGAATGCTCGGATGATGTCACGCACCACGCGATCCTCGCGCCGCCGCCCGCCGACGCGATCCACATACCGATCGGTCGTCCGATCGCCAACACGCGGCTCTACATCGTAGACGATCGCCTTGAGCCGGTGCCGATCGGCGTGCCGGGGCAGCTCTGTGTCGGCGGCCTGGGCGTCGGGCGCGGCTACCTCGACGATCCCCTGCGCACCGCCGCCGTGTTCGTGCCCGACCCGTTCAGCTCCCACCCAGGAGCGCGCTTATATAAAACCGGCGATCTGGCGCGCTACCAGCCCGACGGCACGATCATCTTCCTTGGCCGCGTCGATCATCAGGTCAAGGTGCGCGGTTTTCGGATCGAGCTGGGCGAGATCGAGGCCGCGCTGAGCGCGCATCCAGACGTGCGCGAGGCCGTGGTGCTGGCGCGAGCAGATGGCGGACACACGCGGCTCGTCGCCTACGTGGTAGAACAAGAGAACAAAGGCGCTGGGCACGCGGAACCTGAAACGTGGAACGTGGAACGTGGAACGTGGAGTTCTGAACTCCGCGCCTACTTGAAAGATCGATTGCCCGACTACATGCTCCCCGCGAGCTTTGTGCTCCTCGATGCGCTGCCGCTGACGCCCAACGGCAAGCTCGATCGCCACGGGCTGCCCGCGCCCGAAGCCGCCCGACCGGAGCTGGAGGCGCTGTTTGTCGCGCCGCGCACGCCGGAGGAGCACACGTTGGCCGACATCTGGACGATGATCCTGAGACTCGATCAGGTTGGCATCCATGATAACTTCTTCGAGCTGGGCGGCGATTCGATCCGCAGCATTCAGATCATCGCGAAAGCGAATCAGGCCGGGCTGCGCCTGACGCCGCAAGATCTTTTTCAGCACCAGACGATCGCAGAGCTGGCGGCGGTGGCGACGACGACGGTCGAAGACTCTGCGCAGACCGCCGACGATCTGAGCGACCCGTTCGCCGGGCTGTCGCAGGACGATCTCGATACCGCGCTCGATCAGGTTGAGTTTGAGGAAGGATAGGGGCGGATGAGTTCAAAACAGATCGAGGGTGCCTACCCGCTCTCGCCAATTCAGCAGGGCATGCTCTTTCACAGCCTGTACGAGCCGGAGGCTGGCCTCTACGTCTCGCGCCTCGCATGCGTGCTGGAGCGATTGAGCGCCGATGCCTTCGAGCGGGCCTGGCAGCGCGTGGTGGATCGGCACCCGATCTTGCGCACGGCCTTTGCCTGGGAGAAGCTTGAGCAGCCGCTGCAAGTCGTTGGCCGACAGGTCAACGTGCGGGTCGAGCGGCATGACTGGCGCGCTATGTCCGAGCCTGAGCGCGAGCGACAGCTCGCGGCGTTCCTTGAGGCCGAGCGGGTGCGTGGCTTCAAGCTCTCGAAAGCGCCGCTGATGCGGCTGAATCTCTTCCAGATCGGCGACGACAGCTATCGATTCGTCTGGACGCATCACCATATCCTGCTGGATGGCTGGTCGCTGCCGCTGGTCTTCAACGAGGTCCTGACCTTCTACGATGCGTTCGTGCGTGGTCAGGAGCCTGCCCTGCCGCAGCCGCGACCGTTCCGCGAATATATCGCCTGGCTCCAGCGGCAAGACCTGGCGCAGGCCGAGACGTTCTGGCGACATAGGCTGAGCGGCTTTACCGCGCCCACGCCGCTGCCGTTCGCGCGACCGGGCGGCGATGCGATCGGCGCGCAGGCCGAGCAGGCTGTCAGCGTATCGGCGGCGATCACCGAGGCGCTTCAAGCGCTGGCGCGGCGGCAGCACATGACGCTCAACACGCTGCTGCAAGGAGTCTGGGCACTGCTGCTCAGCCGCTACAGCGGCGAGGATGAGGTCGTCTTTGGCACGACGGTTTCCGGTCGTCCAGCCGCTCTCCCAGGCGTCGAGGAGATGATCGGGCTGTTCATCAACACGCTGCCGGTGCGGGTCAGGGTAGCGTCTGGGGAGCGATTCCTGCCCTGGCTGCAAGCGCTGCAAGCGCAGCAGGCCGAGATGCGCCGGTATGAGTACAGCCCCTTGTTCGAGATCCGCAACTGGAGCGACGTGCCGCACGGCCTGCCGCTGTTCGAGAGCATCGTCGTCTTCGAGAACTATCCGCTCGACGCGGCGACGGACAGGCCCGACAGCAGCGTTACCGTGCGCGATGTGCGCGCGACGCAGTGGACGAACCTTCCGCTGGCGCTGATCGCCGAGCCTGGCCCGCGCCTGGTCCTGCGCTGCGCCTACGATTGCGGTCGCTTCGAGGCCACGGCGATCGAGCGGCTGCTGGGACACCTGCAAACGGTGCTTGAGAGCATCACGGAGCAGCCCGACCGGCGGCTGGACGATCTGACAATCCTGTCGGCAGCCGAGCGGCGGCAATTGCTGGTGAGCTGGAACGCCACCGATGCGGATTACCCGCGCGACGCCTGCATGCACGATCTATTCGAGGCGCAGGTCGCGCGCATGCCCGACGCCATCGCGGCGATCTACGACGATCAGCAGCTCAGCTATGCCGCGCTGGATAGCCGCTCCAACCAGCTCGCGCGTCATCTGCGCGCGCTCGGAGTTAAGACCGGCACGCGCGTGGGCCTGTGTGTCCAGCGCTCGCTCGATCTGATCGTCGGGCTGCTCGGCATTTTCAAGGCCGGGGCCGCGTACGTGCCGCTCGATCCGACCTATCCCGCCGCGCGGCTGCGCTTCATGGCTGCCGATGCCGACATTGCGGTGCTGCTCACGCAGCGCCGACTCCTGCCACACCTGCCGCAGCTCGCCGACGATCGGCGCGGCGTCGGCATCGTCTGCCTGGATGCCGACTGGGAGCGCATCGCGCAGGCTCCCGCCACCAGACCGACCATCGGAGTATCCGCCGACGATCTAGCCTACCTGATCTACACCTCCGGCTCGACGGGGCAGCCCAAGGGCGCGATGATTCCGCAGCGTGCGATCGTCAATCATACGCTCGATCTGGCTGCGCGCTGGCAGCTCGCGCTCGGTGAGCGTGTGCTCCAGTTTATCTCCGTGAGCTTCGACGCATCGCTTGAGGAGCTGCTGCCGCCACTCGTCAGCGGCGCGACCCTGGTGATACCCGACGCTGCGCCTGAGCTGCTGGGCAGCCGCCTCGCGCAGGACTGTGCGCGCCATGCGATCACGATGTTGCATCTGCCGACGGCCTTCTGGCAGCCATGGGCCGAGCAACTCACAGCCGACGATGCCGCGCGTCTCTCGACGGTGCGGCTGCTGCATCTCGGCGGCGACCGCGTCGCGCGCAGCGCATTGCAATCGTGGGTCAGGCTCCTGGGCCGCGACATGGCCTTTGTGAACGCCTACGGCCCGACCGAGACAACGATCGAGGCGACAGCCTATCCGACGAGCTGCGTTGCGGCGAGCGCTGCGGCTGGCACGGTGCCGATCGGACGGCCCACGGCCAACCAGCAGGTCTATCTGCTGGATCGCTGGCGGCAGCCCGTGCCGCTGGGTGTGCCCGGTGAGATCTACCTCGGCGGCGATGGTCTTGGCTGGGGCTACCACGCGCGGCCCGACCTGACGGCGGAAAAGTTCGTGCCGCATCCATTCGGCGAGACGCCGGGCGCGCGGCTCTACCGCACGGGCGATCTCGCGCGCTATCGGGCCGACGGCACGCTCGAATTTCTTGGCCGCGTCGATCAGCAGGTCAAGCTGCGCGGCTTCAGGATCGAGCTGGGCGAGATCGAGGCCGCGCTACGCCAGCATCCAGCGGTGCATGACGCGATCGTGCTCGCGCGGGAAGATGCGCCCGGCGAGAAGCGGCTGGTAGCGTACGTTGTAGAACAAAGAACGGGCGCCATGCCCAAAGGACACCCGGCCCGGGGTGAGGGCCTGCCCCCTGCGTTCCGCGCGCACCTGAAGGATCAATTGCCCGATTACATGATCCCGTCGGCATTTGTGGTGCTCGACGCGCTGCCGCTGCTGCCCAACGGCAAGATCGACCGCAGAGCGCTGCCCGCGCCGGAGGAGCTGCGCCCATCCGGAGCCGCGCCGCACGCAGCGCCGCGCACGGAGCTTGAGCAGACGATCGCCGCCGTGTGGCAGGCCGTGCTGCATGTCGAGCAGATCGGCGCGCACGACAACTTCTTTGACCTGGGCGGTCACTCGCTGCGTATGCTCCAGGTGCAGGGCAAGCTCCGCGCAGCGCTCAACCGCGAGATCTCGATGGTCGACTTATTCCGCTATCCCACGGTCAGCGCGCTTGCGGCGGCGCTGAGCGCGCCGCCGCCCGATCCGAAGCGCGCCGTGGAGCGGGGCGCGCAGCACGGCCCGGCATCCGGCCCGG from Herpetosiphonaceae bacterium includes these protein-coding regions:
- a CDS encoding amino acid adenylation domain-containing protein; protein product: TVHVTYRPLTHADAEVGGSRIGAPLPDLALYLLDAHRQPVPLGVAGELYVGGAGVARGYPGHPALTAARFVPDPFSGVPGARLYRSGDRARYLPHGDLAYLGRVDQQVKLRGYRIEPGEIAAALRRHPAVRDAAVLLREDPPQTGAQPDQRLVAYVVREQRTGTRRTSEQVESRELETQNSEIETLTVAQVAQWETVFDETYRQRAPDDDPTFNIVGWNSSYTGLPIPADQMREWVDRTVERILDWQPQRVLEIGCGMGLLLFRIAPHCAYYCATDFSNTALSYIRQHLPRLAQPLPPIDLFERAADEFADLPAQTFDAVVLNSVVQYFPSSEYLVRVLEGAIGAVRSGGFIFVGDVRSLPLLDAFYASVELHQAPGSTTRAQLRHQMQKHVLLEQELVLDPAFFFALKQQLPQIGAVQILPKRGHHDNEMTLFRYDVLLHIEPHAAPMPVAWHVWQPDLDLSALRLLIETVPESLGISRVPNTRLSPALKSTALLLAAEGPATADDLRAAVQQASQVPGWHPEELYALGDELGYTVDLRWSPSSTDGAYDVVWRRRATGSSAAILALPDEPRQLKPWREYANDPLEGSFARQLTPQLRSFLEAWLPEYMVPATFMLLDALPLTANGKLDRKALPAPDRTRPELESAFVAPRTADEQALAEIWGGILSLDRIGIHDNFFALGGHSLLATQVIARVRDTLQVELPLRSLFEAPTIASLGESIAAARVAADQKEVPPIQPVPRDVDLPLSFAQQRLWFLDQLTPGSFAYNIPTIVRLSGALDVAALERSLNAIVGRHESLRTAFLTVEGQPRQVIAPSLALPVPLIDLRTLPRDQREAEALRQAAVEARRPFDLAHAPLLRASVLHLDDQEYMLFLTMHHIVSDGWSIGVLIRELAALYEAGSGGNPAPLPDLPVQYADYAHWQQQWLAGDDAQAAHSATFERQMTYWKRQLAGLPTLDLPTDYPRPAVQTYKGANFRFTLSSHLSAALTALSERKGVTLFMTLLTAFQALLARYSRQTDIVVGTPIANRRHAELESLIGFFVNTLVLRADLGGNPPFDEALDRVREVCLGAYAHQDLPFEILVDQLQPTRDLSRVPLFQVLFALQNAPLPALDLPGLSLQPVPIDSGAAKFDLTLFIEETPRGISGMVEYATDLFEANTIARLVGHYQNVLQALVADPRKRLADVTLLTDDERRQLVAAWNATQVELPDGCLHQIFEAQVARTPDATAVVFGERSLTYRELNERANRLARTLAQRGVGPDCVVALYAERSINFLVAILAIFKAGGAYLPLDPLYPAGRVGQIVSQSRPTLALVTSPLAEAFDQALQPLAAERRPLALTIEELAQDDDPADNLPTRATSRNLAYVIYTSGSTGVPKGAMVEHRGMLNHALAKVADLRLTAADRVAQTASQSFDISVWQFLSALLVGGQVHIFPDVIARDPLRLLAEVERGTISILEIVPSLLRALLDELDRDDRSAPRLAALRWLMLTGEALPPDVCRAWLQVYPQIALLNAYGPTECSDDVTHHAILAPPPADAIHIPIGRPIANTRLYIVDDRLEPVPIGVPGQLCVGGLGVGRGYLDDPLRTAAVFVPDPFSSHPGARLYKTGDLARYQPDGTIIFLGRVDHQVKVRGFRIELGEIEAALSAHPDVREAVVLARADGGHTRLVAYVVEQENKGAGHAEPETWNVERGTWSSELRAYLKDRLPDYMLPASFVLLDALPLTPNGKLDRHGLPAPEAARPELEALFVAPRTPEEHTLADIWTMILRLDQVGIHDNFFELGGDSIRSIQIIAKANQAGLRLTPQDLFQHQTIAELAAVATTTVEDSAQTADDLSDPFAGLSQDDLDTALDQVEFEEG